A portion of the Candidatus Rokuibacteriota bacterium genome contains these proteins:
- a CDS encoding hydantoinase/oxoprolinase family protein, with protein sequence MTRYALGCDIGGTFTDFILVDLDTGDTVVDKCLTTPDDPTRAVMEGVGRLAAQRPGLASDLDRVVHGTTLMINAIIERKGAPTALVTTEGFRDIVEIGREKRYDVYDIWAQFPRPLAPRRWRREVAERVYSDGRVLRPLDEEGARRELRALATDGVESIAVSLLHAYANPVHEQTLETLAREVAPGLFVSLSSDVLPEIREYERTCTTLANAYVKPIAARYLATLIEELQRAGFRRRLYIMLSSGGVTSVDAAQRYPVRVIESGPAGGATAGEFLARGLDAADLLAFDMGGTTAKCCVISDGQAGKTSECEVARIHRFKKGSGIPLKIPMVDLVEIGAGGGSIAHV encoded by the coding sequence ATGACACGCTATGCCCTCGGCTGCGACATCGGCGGGACCTTCACCGACTTCATTCTCGTGGATCTCGACACCGGCGACACCGTCGTCGACAAGTGCCTCACCACCCCGGACGACCCCACGCGGGCGGTGATGGAAGGCGTGGGGCGCCTCGCCGCGCAGCGTCCGGGGCTCGCCTCGGACCTCGACCGGGTGGTCCACGGCACGACGCTGATGATCAATGCCATCATCGAGCGGAAGGGCGCGCCGACCGCCCTCGTGACCACCGAGGGCTTCCGCGACATCGTCGAGATCGGGCGCGAGAAGCGCTATGATGTCTACGATATCTGGGCGCAGTTCCCCCGCCCGCTAGCCCCCCGCCGCTGGCGCCGGGAAGTGGCCGAGCGCGTCTACAGCGACGGGCGCGTCCTGCGCCCGCTCGACGAGGAGGGCGCGCGGCGCGAGCTGCGGGCCCTGGCCACCGACGGCGTGGAGTCCATCGCGGTCTCCCTCCTGCACGCGTACGCCAACCCCGTGCACGAGCAGACCCTCGAGACCCTGGCGCGCGAGGTCGCGCCGGGCCTCTTCGTCTCGCTCTCGTCCGACGTCCTGCCCGAGATCCGGGAGTACGAGCGCACGTGTACGACGCTCGCTAACGCATACGTCAAGCCGATCGCCGCGCGGTACCTGGCCACGCTGATCGAGGAGCTCCAGCGGGCCGGATTCCGGCGGCGCCTGTACATCATGCTCTCGAGCGGCGGCGTCACGTCGGTGGACGCCGCGCAGCGTTACCCCGTGCGCGTGATCGAGTCCGGGCCCGCCGGCGGCGCGACGGCCGGCGAGTTCCTCGCCCGCGGCCTCGACGCCGCCGACCTGCTCGCCTTCGACATGGGCGGCACCACGGCCAAGTGCTGCGTCATCAGCGACGGCCAGGCGGGCAAGACCTCCGAGTGCGAGGTGGCGCGCATCCACCGCTTCAAGAAGGGCAGCGGGATCCCGCTGAAGATCCCCATGGTCGACCTCGTCGAGATCGGCGCCGGGGGCGGCAGCATCGCCCACGTGAG